The proteins below come from a single Methanolobus chelungpuianus genomic window:
- a CDS encoding FlaD/FlaE family flagellar protein → MSGLSDTIKKVTGLLGKKDAGKGGSSPFGSGDLPFSPGIPDLNALPDLTAGFPGSKFPSPGMGPAPGMPPSPPGMGGPGGFPGASQPVNNEQKEAIESNAKRIKEVESKLSKADVTLNMVQRDNEEIRKTVDKIDQSVLELLSLYEIVSNQVNPFVGDDVGSRATIERFEKTEKRITELADLLVIFKNDMDTVAHKLNMPGIPKEIGAKMQDIESKLNAFADAMSMLHESIEQLNARTEELTGKTGAIDQNILELAESTSNISARVDELERKSALQSINHAKDELEDASDEGSDGQDKDSSRKNTKKGLPLVRLENLRTDPTSVVVLLNWIEFLMERVGRNNLMDALDYYVDIGWISEDVRSEVMAYARGIDYYVEKPTWRLLPEDHTKSLLFIERLCGRKIDRNMLSSIDREMSKVKHGLEELYGI, encoded by the coding sequence ATGTCCGGCCTGAGCGACACCATAAAAAAAGTAACCGGCCTCTTGGGAAAAAAGGATGCAGGTAAAGGTGGCAGCTCGCCCTTTGGTTCCGGCGACCTTCCTTTCTCTCCCGGTATCCCTGACCTGAACGCCCTGCCGGATCTGACTGCCGGTTTCCCTGGTTCGAAATTCCCATCTCCAGGAATGGGCCCGGCTCCTGGTATGCCTCCATCTCCTCCTGGCATGGGTGGCCCAGGAGGGTTCCCTGGCGCCTCCCAGCCAGTCAATAACGAGCAGAAGGAAGCGATAGAATCAAATGCCAAAAGGATCAAGGAAGTTGAATCGAAGCTCTCCAAGGCCGATGTGACCCTGAACATGGTACAGCGTGATAACGAGGAGATCAGGAAGACCGTTGACAAGATAGACCAGAGCGTGCTCGAACTGCTATCTCTCTATGAGATCGTATCCAATCAGGTCAATCCCTTCGTAGGTGATGATGTTGGTTCCCGTGCCACGATAGAGAGATTCGAGAAGACCGAGAAGAGGATAACAGAACTTGCGGACCTGCTTGTCATATTCAAGAATGACATGGATACCGTGGCCCATAAGCTCAACATGCCCGGCATCCCTAAGGAGATCGGCGCAAAGATGCAGGATATCGAGTCCAAGCTTAATGCATTTGCTGATGCGATGTCCATGCTGCATGAAAGTATAGAACAGTTGAATGCCAGGACAGAGGAACTTACAGGCAAGACCGGGGCGATCGACCAGAATATCCTCGAACTGGCAGAATCCACAAGCAACATCTCAGCCAGGGTTGATGAGCTGGAGCGGAAAAGTGCCCTTCAGTCCATTAATCATGCAAAGGATGAGCTGGAGGATGCTTCCGACGAGGGATCAGATGGTCAGGATAAGGATAGTTCCAGGAAGAACACTAAAAAAGGACTTCCACTGGTGCGCCTGGAGAACCTGAGGACCGATCCTACCAGTGTGGTGGTCCTGCTCAACTGGATAGAGTTCCTGATGGAGCGTGTGGGAAGGAACAATCTAATGGACGCGCTTGATTATTACGTGGACATAGGCTGGATCAGTGAGGATGTCCGTTCAGAGGTAATGGCATACGCCCGCGGCATCGACTACTATGTGGAGAAGCCTACATGGCGCTTGCTGCCTGAAGACCACACCAAGTCACTTCTTTTCATAGAAAGGCTCTGCGGACGCAAGATAGACCGCAATATGCTCAGTTCCATTGACCGTGAGATGTCAAAAGTAAAGCACGGCCTGGAGGAACTCTATGGGATTTGA
- a CDS encoding flagellin encodes MKSRHISRNDSFCRCQRAETAITHMIFFIAAMILAMGVITVLSADVQSIVSSSSANSKLVAQQMRTDITIVNDPLMVPYDSSGNTYTFYAKNTGRTELTPDFITVLVDGILVEPDNMEVEILDGDVVWRPGDILVLHVIPSPSPLGSGDHRILVAAENGKSGSMSFRT; translated from the coding sequence ATGAAGAGCCGACATATTTCCCGGAATGATTCCTTTTGCAGGTGCCAGAGAGCAGAAACTGCTATCACGCACATGATCTTTTTCATCGCTGCCATGATCCTGGCAATGGGGGTCATCACTGTCCTTTCTGCTGACGTGCAGTCTATCGTCTCCTCCTCCTCTGCAAACAGCAAACTGGTAGCACAGCAGATGAGGACCGATATAACTATCGTTAACGACCCTCTCATGGTCCCTTACGACAGCTCCGGCAATACGTACACCTTCTATGCCAAGAACACAGGCAGGACCGAGCTGACGCCTGATTTTATAACAGTACTTGTAGACGGTATTCTTGTGGAGCCGGATAACATGGAAGTTGAGATACTTGATGGCGACGTTGTATGGAGGCCCGGGGATATCCTGGTGCTGCATGTGATTCCCAGCCCCAGCCCCCTCGGTTCCGGGGACCATCGCATCCTTGTAGCCGCAGAGAACGGGAAGTCAGGCAGCATGAGCTTTAGAACTTAG
- a CDS encoding ATPase domain-containing protein, with protein sequence MVKICSFEIPRDELNAKLGGGFPAGSLVVIEGGSGGGKSSISQRLSFGLNENKVSVTLISTQMTTKGFINQMYSMDYPIAPYLLNGSLLYIPVIPLVQAAKSRFDFLERLMAAEELFEKDVVIIDTISSLIKYSANTEKSLDLISFFKKLNGMGKVIILTIEPNQLDEDIASMFRSSCDIYITLKSRPLGSEVKRTIVVNKFTGAKGPVGQMIGFRIEPRVGLVVEIASVS encoded by the coding sequence ATGGTAAAGATATGTTCGTTCGAGATTCCCCGGGATGAGCTCAATGCAAAGCTGGGCGGAGGTTTTCCTGCAGGATCGCTTGTGGTCATAGAAGGCGGGAGCGGCGGCGGTAAGAGTTCCATCTCCCAGCGCCTTTCCTTCGGGCTGAATGAGAATAAGGTCAGTGTGACTCTCATTTCCACCCAGATGACAACAAAGGGTTTCATCAACCAGATGTATTCAATGGACTACCCCATCGCTCCTTACCTGCTGAACGGCTCTCTTCTTTATATCCCTGTGATCCCGCTGGTCCAGGCTGCAAAGTCCCGTTTCGATTTCCTTGAGAGGCTTATGGCTGCGGAGGAACTGTTCGAGAAGGATGTTGTCATAATCGACACCATTTCCTCACTGATCAAATACAGCGCGAACACTGAAAAGAGCCTCGATCTCATATCGTTCTTCAAGAAGCTCAATGGAATGGGAAAGGTGATCATCCTCACAATAGAGCCCAACCAGCTGGATGAAGATATTGCTTCCATGTTCAGGTCATCATGTGATATTTACATCACCCTGAAATCGAGGCCTCTCGGAAGTGAGGTAAAACGCACGATCGTTGTGAACAAGTTCACAGGGGCAAAAGGCCCTGTGGGGCAGATGATCGGTTTCAGGATAGAACCGAGGGTAGGCCTTGTAGTGGAGATAGCATCTGTTTCATGA
- a CDS encoding type II/IV secretion system ATPase subunit, translated as MDLEFEKAIQRNPHLGEYVRKFMRDNGADEPTFMIKLSKDISKDNVNIILPVGDPVFIHLYGTPELGEVRYYSIEPLLSDLEKQKYDSVLSIILEKSASEAVPNSEAELKELIIKLLNESVDIGAGGSLEADVSENKFDILHKLMPVQRKVPVTQGEYNKLLYHIERNIIGSGPIEPIIRDPYLEDISSIGVDNVFIVHKIFDTMKTDLTFGDEKGLDSWLRSMSERIGRPVSDARPIADGALPDGSRINIIYSMDISRRGSSFTMRKFSEVPVSIIQLISWGAVNAEMAAYMWMCLENGMSVFFSGETASGKTTMLNACLAFVNPKAKVFSAEDTAEVQPPQPVWQQLITREEGPVDSRVDTFALLKAALRSRPNYIIVGEIRGAEGNVAFQGMQTGHPVMATFHASAVSKMIQRLTADPINVPVTFIDNLNVAMILSAVYRKGKFLRRCLAIEEIEGYYEEVGGVVTRAVFQWDPESDKHSFRGLNNSYILENKIATKLGYEDKRQIYQDLFLRAKILEEMRSRGIEDYYDVLEIIVNFYKHGVDGLPFVV; from the coding sequence ATGGACCTGGAATTCGAGAAAGCCATACAAAGGAATCCGCATCTGGGTGAATACGTGCGCAAGTTCATGCGGGATAACGGTGCGGACGAGCCTACTTTCATGATCAAGCTTTCCAAGGACATCAGTAAGGATAATGTAAATATCATCCTTCCTGTTGGTGATCCTGTCTTTATTCACCTGTATGGCACCCCGGAGCTGGGAGAGGTACGCTACTACAGCATAGAGCCATTGCTGAGTGACCTGGAGAAACAGAAGTATGATTCCGTGCTGAGCATCATCCTTGAAAAATCCGCAAGCGAGGCTGTCCCCAACTCAGAGGCCGAACTGAAAGAGCTTATAATCAAGCTTCTTAACGAGTCTGTAGACATTGGTGCCGGAGGGAGTCTCGAAGCTGATGTCAGTGAAAACAAGTTCGATATATTGCACAAATTGATGCCCGTGCAGAGAAAAGTTCCTGTGACCCAGGGAGAGTACAACAAACTGCTTTACCATATAGAGAGGAACATCATCGGTTCCGGTCCCATAGAACCTATCATCAGGGATCCCTATCTTGAAGATATCAGCAGTATCGGTGTTGATAATGTATTCATCGTCCACAAGATATTCGACACCATGAAGACAGACCTGACCTTCGGGGACGAGAAAGGCCTTGACAGCTGGCTCAGGAGCATGAGCGAACGTATAGGCCGTCCTGTGAGCGATGCCCGCCCCATTGCCGATGGTGCACTGCCGGACGGCTCACGCATCAACATCATCTACAGTATGGATATCAGCAGGCGCGGCAGCAGTTTCACCATGCGTAAGTTCAGTGAGGTCCCTGTCAGCATCATCCAGCTGATAAGCTGGGGTGCGGTGAACGCCGAGATGGCTGCCTACATGTGGATGTGTCTTGAGAACGGTATGAGTGTCTTCTTCAGTGGTGAGACTGCCAGCGGGAAGACAACAATGCTGAATGCCTGTCTTGCATTCGTCAATCCCAAGGCAAAGGTTTTCAGTGCGGAAGATACGGCTGAGGTCCAGCCTCCTCAGCCTGTGTGGCAGCAGCTGATCACCCGTGAGGAAGGGCCAGTTGACTCCCGTGTGGACACCTTTGCCCTGCTCAAGGCTGCGCTGCGTTCCAGGCCAAACTATATCATTGTGGGTGAGATCCGTGGAGCCGAAGGCAACGTGGCTTTCCAGGGCATGCAGACCGGGCATCCGGTCATGGCCACTTTCCACGCATCGGCTGTCAGTAAGATGATACAGCGACTCACTGCCGATCCTATCAATGTGCCTGTTACCTTCATCGACAACCTTAACGTGGCAATGATACTGTCCGCAGTTTACCGTAAGGGGAAATTCCTCCGCCGCTGCCTTGCCATCGAGGAAATCGAGGGCTACTATGAGGAAGTAGGAGGCGTGGTCACAAGGGCAGTCTTCCAGTGGGACCCCGAAAGTGACAAGCACAGCTTCAGGGGCCTGAACAACAGTTACATCCTCGAGAACAAGATAGCCACTAAGCTGGGTTATGAGGATAAGAGGCAGATATACCAGGATCTCTTCCTCCGGGCCAAGATACTGGAAGAAATGCGGTCAAGGGGTATAGAGGATTACTACGATGTACTGGAAATAATTGTTAATTTCTACAAGCACGGTGTTGACGGCCTGCCATTTGTCGTGTAG